The proteins below come from a single Drosophila kikkawai strain 14028-0561.14 chromosome 3R, DkikHiC1v2, whole genome shotgun sequence genomic window:
- the Ppox gene encoding protoporphyrinogen oxidase, whose translation MKTAVLGAGLSGLSAGYYLLRRFGKPLTIYEALPRVGGWVRSENRKDGNFIFESGPRTIRPVGEAGANTLELVEELKLAVKPIPRSHVAARNRMLYAKGQLCLLPNGPKGLFGVLPPFTKPLYKALLRDLFTKSTPVKTGDESIYSFVERRFGKEIADYAISPMICGICAGNAQEISVRFLMEGLFEKEQKYGGVLKGTLYALFQNKEKDSKEGLFAQGQPKLYTQALQEKWAMYGLQGGLEILPRTMRKYLVERDVNVQLSNECRNLSFNSSGAQMTIKDAEVPVEHVVSALPAHKLAPLVKQQHPSLCAELLEIPYVDVVVVNLQFQGNLLKQDGFGLLVPPVEKLPILGVIFDSCCFDMGGNTILTVMMGGHWFEQWFGNRPSQKQILDLATSHVQKILQISEEPKFSRIHTLHKCIPQYTVGHKRRVESIRNYIKFFKLPLSLCGAAYDGVGINDVILSARRQVEAMQ comes from the coding sequence ATGAAGACGGCTGTGCTGGGCGCCGGTCTGAGCGGCCTTTCCGCCGGCTACTATCTGTTGCGCCGGTTCGGCAAGCCGCTGACCATCTACGAGGCCCTACCGCGGGTCGGGGGCTGGGTGCGGTCGGAGAACCGCAAGGATGGTAACTTCATTTTCGAGAGCGGACCGCGAACCATTCGGCCCGTGGGAGAGGCTGGAGCCAATACcttggagctggtggaggAGCTCAAACTGGCGGTGAAGCCCATTCCACGCAGTCATGTGGCTGCCCGCAATCGGATGTTGTATGCGAAGGGACAACTGTGTCTTCTGCCCAACGGACCCAAGGGTCTCTTCGGTGTCCTGCCGCCCTTCACCAAGCCGCTGTACAAGGCGCTGCTGCGGGATCTGTTCACCAAAAGCACACCGGTCAAGACGGGTGACGAGAGCATCTACAGCTTCGTGGAGCGCCGGTTTGGCAAAGAGATCGCCGACTACGCCATCAGCCCCATGATCTGCGGCATTTGTGCGGGGAACGCCCAAGAGATTAGCGTCCGCTTTTTAATGGAAGGTCTCTTTGAAAAGGAGCAGAAGTACGGTGGTGTGCTCAAGGGGACCCTCTATGCGCTCTTCCAAAACAAAGAGAAAGACTCCAAGGAGGGGTTGTTCGCCCAGGGGCAGCCCAAGCTGTATACGCAGGCGCTGCAGGAGAAGTGGGCCATGTACGGCCTGCAGGGTGGCCTGGAGATCCTGCCACGCACCATGCGAAAGTACCTGGTGGAGAGGGATGTCAACGTACAGCTGAGCAACGAGTGTCGGAACCTGTCCTTCAACAGCTCTGGCGCCCAGATGACCATCAAAGATGCGGAAGTGCCGGTGGAGCATGTGGTCAGTGCCCTGCCAGCTCACAAGCTGGCGCCTCTTGTAAAACAGCAGCATCCCTCGCTGTGCGCCGAGCTCTTGGAGATTCCTTACGTTGACGTTGTGGTGGTGAACCTGCAGTTCCAGGGCAACCTCCTTAAGCAGGATGGATTTGGTCTGCTGGTGCCGCCCGTAGAAAAACTGCCCATTCTGGGCGTAATCTTTGACAGCTGCTGCTTCGACATGGGCGGAAACACGATCCTCACCGTGATGATGGGCGGCCACTGGTTCGAGCAATGGTTCGGCAATCGTCCCAGCCAGAAGCAGATCCTCGACCTGGCCACTAGCCATGTACAGAAGATTCTGCAGATCAGCGAGGAGCCCAAGTTTAGCCGCATTCACACACTGCACAAGTGTATCCCGCAGTACACGGTTGGCCACAAGCGGCGCGTGGAGAGCATTAGAAACTATATCAAGTTCTTCAAGTTGCCTTTGTCGCTCTGCGGAGCCGCCTACGACGGTGTGGGCATTAACGACGTCATCCTGTCCGCCAGACGTCAGGTGGAGGCAATGCAATAG
- the LOC108073319 gene encoding fibrinogen-like protein 1 — MRPVDNLNNLSQEPGGSALESTTENNSESSDSDMEVLGNTDGDQKRIIQSLKRKNLTKISDLAAKLIIVENNLASEKEKTKDKEDVIKSLKLSIDLLKDNTAQSLKITNCDQHKAKIDELIADIEILECKLKSRNEKISELEDRMEENEINLIEKDEQIANLESQIKVSLDTTQKYENDLKDKDVQIAKLESQAKADAAKIKNLENNLSRYTLQIHSSDDNSNSRVYLNCTKLPLIQFVKLPNGSRFAAVFEDLPKAGPGWMLIQRRIDGSVELFGDSGSNYNEGFGDLSREFWLGSKKLNELTTNQRYELYIELVDFDNATAYARYDNFVVGSHAEDYTLTSLGQYSGNAGDCLRRGVSCKFLWQRQEHNGYTRQCNSQSINERIGWWNNTDCNLNGKYYNCKTILKSVDGIWWGLWNMNQRHSLKSCKMLIRPKP; from the exons ATGCGACCCGTTGACAACCTTAACAATCTCTCCCAAGAGCCCGGTGGATCAGCACTTGAGTCAACCACAGAGAATAATTCG GAGAGCAGCGATTCCGATATGGAGGTGCTGGGTAATACAGATGGCGATCAAAAACGCATTATCCAGAGTCTTAAGAGAAAGAATCTTACAAAAATAAGCGATCTTGCTGCCAAGCTGATAATAGTTGAAAATAATCTAGCCAGTGAAAAGGAAAAGACAAAAGATAAAGAGGATGTAATTAAATCATTGAAGTTATCAATCGATTTACTTAAAGATAACACTGCTCAAAGCCTAAAAATAACGAACTGCGATCAGCATAAAGCTAAAATTGACGAATTGATTGCTGATATTGAGATATTAGAATGTAAACTTAAGAGTAGAAACGAAAAAATTTCTGAATTAGAAGATAGAATGGAGGAAAACGAAATTAATCTTATAGAAAAGGATGAGCAGATCGCTAACCTGGAATCCCAAATAAAGGTATCGTTGGACACAACTCAGAAATATGAAAACGATCTAAAGGATAAAGATGTGCAGATCGCCAAGTTGGAGTCCCAAGCTAAAGCGGATGCAGCCAAGATAAAGAACCTAGAAAACAACCTATCTAGGTATACTTTACAAATTCACTCCAGTGATGATAACAGTAACTCTCGAGTCTACCTTAACTGCACTAAATTGcctttaattcaatttgtaaaGCTTCCTAATGGCTCTAGATTTGCGGCAGTTTTTGAGGATCTCCCAAAAGCCGGTCCTGGTTGGATGCTCATACAGCGTCGAATCGATGGAAGTGTCGAACTTTTCGGAGATTCGGGTTCAAATTATAATGAAGGCTTTGGTGACCTAAGTAGAGAATTCTGGCTAGgctctaaaaaattaaatgagcTGACTACAAACCAAAgatatgaattatatattgaaCTCGTTGATTTTGATAATGCGACGGCTTACGCTCGATATGATAACTTTGTGGTTGGCAGCCACGCAGAAGACTACACATTAACGAGTCTTGGTCAATACTCTGGAAATGCTGGCGATTGCTTGAGGCGTGGTGTAAGTTGCAAATTTTTATGGCAACGGCAAGAACATAATGGATATACGAGACAATGTAATTCTCAAAGTATAAACGAACGTATTGGATGGTGGAATAATACTGATTg caatttGAATGGAAAATACTACAATTGTAAAACTATATTGAAGTCTGTTGATGGCATTTGGTGGGGCTTGTGGAATATGAACCAACGACATTCTCTCAAATCTTGTAAAATGCTTATAAGGCCAAAACCGTAG
- the LOC108073320 gene encoding fibrinogen-like protein 1, with protein sequence MRPVDNLNNLSQESCGSALESTTENNSESSDSDMELLGITDGDQKRIIQGLKRTIKRNQTKINDLAAKLTIADNNLATEKEKTKDKEDVIKSLKLSIDLIKDNTAQSLKITNCDQHKTKIDELIADIEILECKLKSRNEKISELEDKSEENEINLKQKDEQIANLESQIKVSLDITQKYENDLKDKDEQIAKLESQTKADAAKIKNLENNLSRYTLQIHSSDDNSNSRVYLNCTKMPLIQFVKLPNGSRFAAVFEDLPKAGPGWMLIQRRINGSVTLFGGSGSDYNEGFGDLSREFWLGSKKLNELTTNQRYELYIELVDFDNATAYARYDHFVVGSHAEDYTLTSLGQYSGNAGDCLRRGVSCKFLWQRQEHNGYTRQCNSQSINERVGWWNNTDCNLNGKYYNCKTILESADGIWWGSWNMNQRNSLKSCKMLIRPKP encoded by the exons ATGCGACCCGTTGACAACCTTAACAATCTCTCCCAAGAGTCCTGTGGATCAGCACTTGAGTCAACCACAGAGAATAATTCG GAGAGCAGCGATTCGGATATGGAGTTGCTGGGTATAACAGATGGCGATCAAAAACGCATTATCCAGGGTCTTAAAAGAACTATTAAGCGGAATCAGACAAAAATCAACGATCTTGCTGCCAAGCTGACAATAGCTGACAATAATCTGGCCACTGAAAAGGAAAAGACAAAGGATAAAGAGGATGTAATTAAATCATTGAAGTTATCAATCGATCTAATTAAAGATAACACTGCTCAAAGCCTAAAAATAACGAACTGCGATCAgcataaaactaaaattgaCGAATTGATTGCTGATATTGAGATATTAGAATGTAAACTTAAGAGtagaaacgaaaaaatctCTGAATTGGAGGATAAATCGGAGGAAAACGAAATCAATCTTAAACAGAAGGATGAGCAGATCGCTAACCTAGAATCCCAAATAAAGGTGTCTTTGGATATAACTCAGAAATATGAAAACGATCTGAAGGATAAAGATGAGCAGATCGCCAAGCTGGAGTCCCAAACTAAAGCGGATGCAGCCAAGATAAAGAACCTAGAAAACAACCTATCTAGGTATACTTTACAAATTCACTCCAGTGATGATAACAGTAACTCTCGAGTCTACCTTAACTGCACTAAAATGcctttaattcaatttgtaaaGCTTCCTAATGGCTCTAGATTTGCGGCAGTTTTTGAGGATCTCCCAAAAGCCGGTCCTGGTTGGATGCTCATACAGCGTCGAATCAATGGAAGTGTCACACTTTTCGGAGGTTCGGGTTCAGATTATAATGAAGGCTTTGGTGACCTAAGTAGAGAATTCTGGCTAGGCtctaaaaaattgaatgaGCTGACTACAAACCAAAgatatgaattatatattgaaCTCGTTGATTTTGATAATGCGACGGCTTATGCTCGATATGATCACTTTGTGGTTGGCAGCCACGCAGAAGACTACACATTAACGAGTCTTGGTCAATACTCTGGAAATGCTGGCGATTGCTTGAGGCGTGGTGTAAGTTGCAAATTTTTATGGCAACGGCAAGAACATAATGGATATACGAGACAATGTAATTCTCAAAGTATAAACGAACGTGTTGGATGGTGGAATAATACTGATTg caatttGAATGGAAAATACTACAATTGTAAAACCATATTGGAGTCTGCTGATGGCATTTGGTGGGGCTCGTGGAATATGAACCAACGAAATTCTCTCAAATCGTGTAAAATGCTTATAAGGCCAAAACCGTAG